One genomic window of Eleginops maclovinus isolate JMC-PN-2008 ecotype Puerto Natales chromosome 12, JC_Emac_rtc_rv5, whole genome shotgun sequence includes the following:
- the LOC134873527 gene encoding uncharacterized protein LOC134873527: MPERCVAAYCSNTRENGFTLHRFPKDPALCELWTQQVCRTRAGPKGTVWKPSSSSVLCSAHFEEECYDSIPALKEQLGIDVRLKKVLLPNSVPRIFHRGTSSRLAPGANGDVKSRRSHALEKRQRLEVLQECQSEYVAEEESDDFPDGDPSTDVNSTEDQHSDFSVQVCLRPPTRTVAMQFKGRGRTKGVQATTSMVTVGTQTEDDCFCFHNTDNSTSCGSDSDDNMSTDDPDYKLPSSDDSAEESPEHNTPPVPPPEAPAGSVFLVFWECLVTLLSTWCSCGLCGSRSLSWQCKEVGTQLQVTIQCGGCGNQGLWNSQPFFGRTAAGNVLLSAAILFSGATVTKVLRVLSRLGVAVMSERSFFRHQDQVLFKAVKRVWGEQQFAMLCLLQAEGEPIVCGGDGRADTPGHCAKYGTYSTMELRKTAVIDVQLVQSNEVGGSYHMEKVGLQRSLEKVQGFVDVGTLVTDRHIGINMMIREDHPDITHQFDIWHVAKSVKKKLQSLGQTRGCQDLKPWVGSIINHLYWSVVSTPPGSGQLVVDKWTSVIDHIHNRHTGFEGLFSSCAHGVLEGREQRKPWLSCHTKVSIEVEKIIRNKRLCADIQRLSPSHQTSYLEAFHSVITHFAPKMCHFSYKGMESRGILAALHFNENANREQRSRHDGEMMFNLRYPKYKKGGYIVRKVLQEPSFGYAEELMRMVEAMCRGEDYNGDDFDIPDPSPVTEPLNASFEKPDKRAAVNAHMTRFSITNNT, from the exons atgcctgagcggtgtgttgcagcgtattgttcaaacaccagggagaacggttttacccttcatcggtttccgaaagaccctgctttgtgtgaactctggacgcaacaagtttgtaggacaagagctggtccgaaaggaacagtatggaagccaagctcgtcgtctgtactttgctcagcgcattttgaagaggagtgctacgactcgatccccgctctgaaggagcagcttggtATTGATGTTCGTCTGAAGAAGGTTTTGCTGCCCAATTCGGTTCCGCGTATATTTCATCGAGGGACAAGCTCGAGGTTAGCCCCGGGGGCGAACGGCGACGTCAAGAGCCGGAGGTCTcatgctctggagaaaaggcagagattggag gtacTACAGGAATGCCAGTCTGAGTATgttgctgaagaggaaagcgaTGACTTTCCTGACGGGGACCCATCTACTGAT gtgaaTTCAACAGAAGATCAGCACAGTGACTTTTCCGTTCAAGTGTGTCTGAGGCCACCAACAAGGACGGTGGCTATGCAGTTCAAAGGAAGGGGACGGactaaag gtgTGCAGGCTACTACATCAATGGTCACTGTTGGGACTCAGACTGAGGAtgactgcttttgctttcacaacACCGACAACTCAACCTCTTGTGGCTCTGACTCAGATGACAACATGTCGACAGATGATCCCGACTACAAGCTGCCGTCCTCTGATGATTCAGCTGAAGAGAGTCCTGAACACAATACTCCACCAGTGCCGCCACCTGAGGCGCCAGCAGGTAgcgtttttcttgtgttctggGAATGCCTGGTGACGCTGTTGTCAACATGGTGCAGCTGTGGACTTTGTGGGAGCAGGTCACTGTCCTGGCAGTGTAAAGAAGTAGGAACACAGTTGCAGGTCACCATCCAGTGCGGGGGATGTGGGAACCAAGGACTATGGAACAGTCAACCTTTCTTCGGCAGAACAGCAGCtgggaatgtgttgttgtccgcTGCCATTCTCTTCAGTGGGGCCACTGTCACCAAGGTGCTGCGTGTCCTATCCAGATTGGGCGTTGCTGTGATGTCGGAAAGATCGTTCTTCAGACATCAGGACCAGGTGcttttcaaagctgtgaagcGAGTTTGGGGCGAGCAGCAGTTTGCCATGCTCTGTCTGCTACAGGCAGAAGGGGAACCCATCGTGTGTGGTGGTGACGGGCGTGCCGACACCCCAGGGCATTGCGCTAAGTACGGCACCTACTCAACAATGGAGCTCCggaaaacagctgttattgaCGTACAACTTGTACag AGCAATGAGGTTGGAGGGTCCTACCACATGGAGAAAGTGGGACTGCAGCGATCCCTTGAGAAAGTCCAGGGCTTTGTGGATGTCGGAACTctcgtgacagacagacacataggcATCAACATGATGATTAGAGAGGACCATCCAGACATCACGCACCAGTTTGACATATGGCATGTAGCCAAGA gtgtcaagaagaagctgcagagccttGGACAAACTAGAGGTTGCCAGGACCTCAAACCCTGGGTGGGAAGTATTATAAACCATCTGTACTGGTCCGTGGTCTCGACGCCTCCTGGCAGTGGACAACTTGTGGTGGACAAATGGACATCAGTCATCGATCACATCCACAACAGGCACACCGGGTTCGAGGGACTGTTCTCTTCTTGTGCGCACGGAGTCCTGGAAGGCAGGGAACAGCGTAAACCGTGGCTGAGTTGTC ATACGAAGGTGTCTATTGAAGTGGAGAAGATCATCCGGAACAAGAGGCTGTGTGCAGATATACAACGCCTGTCCCCGTCACACCAGACATCCTACCTCGAAGCATTCCATAGCGTGATTACCCACTTTGCGCCAAAGATGTGCCACTTTTCATACAAAGGGATGGAGAGCAG agggatcctggctgctttgcatttcaacgaGAATGCCAACAGGGAGCAGCGGAGCAGACACGATGGCGAGATGATGTTCAACCTGCGGTATCCAAAGTATAAGAAGGGCGGCTACATTGTGAGGAAAGTCTTACAGGAGCCATCTTTTG GCTatgctgaagagctgatgcgGATGGTGGAGGCCATGTGTCGAGGTGAGGACTACAACGGTGATGACTTTGACATCCCAGACCCGTCCCCTGTTACAGAGCCACTCAATGCATCATTCGAAAAGCCGGATAAGAGGGCAGCAGTCAATGCACATATGACCCGCTTtagcattacaaataacacctaa